The proteins below are encoded in one region of Halodesulfovibrio sp. MK-HDV:
- the cobT gene encoding nicotinate-nucleotide--dimethylbenzimidazole phosphoribosyltransferase yields MTSSLSDHTFKVEPVSTYENTAENEALLRDLLQKIKPVSDTLRPAANHRLDHLTKPIGSLGKLEELAVRMCCIQNKTLGIAADPLRIYAIAGDHGVNEEGVSAFTQDVTRQMVQNFCDGGAGINVLANTAGAELCVVDLASKGGDYPNHPSLIQCKIAQGTQNIAKAPAMNREMCLRALLIGATLANKALAEGCPAIGTGEMGVSNTTPSTALYCAYLNLHPQDITGAGGGLDPEGVTRKTRVIERALSLHSATIESGDTVDILATLGGYEIAALAGLILGGAANNQLVLLDGFIATAAYTAAWKLCPTIKDYAFFSHASAEAGHKKILAKLDIDPLHDLGLRLGEGSGVPLALFLMRCACNTYNQMTTYSDADVEPPDNL; encoded by the coding sequence GTTTCTGACACGCTGCGTCCAGCAGCAAACCACCGTCTTGATCATCTCACAAAGCCCATAGGCAGCCTTGGCAAATTAGAAGAACTCGCCGTTCGCATGTGCTGCATTCAAAACAAGACACTGGGCATCGCCGCTGATCCGTTACGCATATACGCCATAGCCGGTGACCACGGCGTAAATGAAGAAGGCGTCTCAGCCTTCACCCAAGACGTAACGCGCCAGATGGTACAAAATTTCTGTGACGGCGGTGCAGGCATAAACGTACTGGCAAACACTGCCGGTGCCGAGCTCTGTGTAGTCGACCTCGCCTCAAAAGGTGGCGATTACCCAAACCACCCGTCACTCATCCAATGCAAAATTGCCCAAGGCACACAAAATATCGCAAAAGCACCAGCGATGAACCGTGAAATGTGTCTACGAGCGCTGCTCATCGGTGCCACATTAGCAAACAAGGCACTCGCAGAAGGTTGTCCTGCCATTGGTACCGGCGAAATGGGTGTATCAAACACCACCCCGTCGACAGCCCTTTACTGTGCCTACCTGAATCTTCACCCGCAAGACATCACAGGTGCCGGCGGCGGTCTTGATCCCGAAGGCGTCACACGCAAAACTCGTGTCATCGAACGCGCGCTCTCTCTACATTCAGCCACAATAGAATCTGGCGATACAGTAGACATCCTCGCAACTCTCGGTGGTTACGAAATTGCCGCCCTCGCAGGGCTCATCCTCGGTGGAGCTGCGAACAATCAGCTCGTACTCCTCGACGGGTTCATAGCAACAGCAGCATACACAGCAGCATGGAAGCTTTGCCCGACAATCAAAGACTACGCATTTTTCTCTCACGCATCAGCCGAAGCAGGGCACAAAAAAATTCTCGCCAAGCTAGATATCGATCCGCTTCATGATCTCGGCCTACGGCTCGGCGAAGGCAGCGGTGTGCCCCTCGCGCTGTTCCTCATGCGCTGTGCCTGCAACACCTACAATCAAATGACCACGTACAGTGACGCTGATGTAGAGCCGCCTGATAATTTATAG